A stretch of the Candidatus Saccharimonadales bacterium genome encodes the following:
- the dprA gene encoding DNA-processing protein DprA, translated as MITKADSTIPVNTLTLADSAYAAVFEGILPAVKTLYVRSDNLPDLLTRPRVAIVGSRKVSPYGRAVTAQFAGDLARQGIVIVSGLAYGVDAIAHQAALDAGGLTIAVLPSSVEKVYPAAHTELARRIVGQGGALMSEYPAAASIAYKNQFIERNRIVSGMSNVLLITEAAINSGTMHTARFALEQGKDVLAIPGNITSATSAGTNNLIKAGAAPATSPEDVLALLGLKPLHVAAKSIGGTAHEQLILDLLSSDISDGDQLLAGTALPIDQFNHALTMLELTGKVRALGANKWSLN; from the coding sequence ATGATTACCAAAGCCGATTCCACCATTCCTGTCAACACGCTTACGCTTGCAGATTCAGCCTACGCGGCGGTCTTCGAGGGCATACTGCCAGCCGTCAAGACACTCTATGTCCGTAGCGATAATCTGCCCGATCTTCTCACGCGGCCAAGAGTGGCAATCGTCGGCAGCCGCAAGGTATCGCCGTATGGCCGGGCCGTCACTGCCCAATTCGCTGGAGACCTGGCTCGGCAGGGAATTGTGATTGTAAGCGGGCTGGCGTACGGCGTCGATGCCATTGCTCACCAGGCGGCTCTTGACGCCGGCGGCCTGACAATAGCCGTACTGCCGAGCTCAGTCGAAAAAGTCTATCCGGCGGCCCATACAGAGCTGGCTCGCCGTATTGTCGGGCAGGGCGGGGCGCTCATGAGCGAGTATCCAGCCGCTGCGTCGATTGCGTACAAAAATCAGTTTATCGAGCGCAATCGCATCGTTAGCGGTATGAGCAACGTATTACTGATCACTGAAGCCGCCATCAATAGCGGTACCATGCACACCGCCCGCTTTGCTCTTGAGCAGGGCAAGGACGTGCTCGCTATACCGGGCAACATCACCAGTGCGACGTCAGCCGGCACAAATAATCTCATTAAAGCCGGTGCAGCACCCGCTACCTCACCGGAAGACGTCCTGGCATTGCTTGGCCTGAAGCCACTGCATGTAGCCGCCAAATCCATTGGTGGCACTGCCCATGAACAATTGATACTGGATCTGCTGTCTAGCGACATATCTGATGGTGACCAGCTGCTGGCTGGAACCGCGCTGCCCATTGACCAGTTCAATCACGCCCTGACGATGCTCGAGCTGACTGGCAAGGTCAGGGCACTCGGTGCCAACAAATGGTCGTTAAATTAG
- the pth gene encoding aminoacyl-tRNA hydrolase translates to MALFQNRPQTSNPVNYVTVGLNKTVLVVGLGNPGKEYDQTRHNIGFACVDAFVEATSELSSWLQKKDLKCLVSTGQLGDTRVIIIKPTTFMNLSGEAVQAVSSFYRIELGKIVVVHDELDVDFGQIRMRIGGSAAGHNGIKSISQHMREDYGRIRIGIGPKQPAQIDSADYVLQRFNTDELAQMPQLTREVSAVLSELVYGAELQAETRSFLI, encoded by the coding sequence ATGGCATTATTCCAAAATCGTCCGCAGACCAGCAATCCTGTCAATTATGTGACCGTCGGCCTCAACAAGACTGTGCTCGTCGTGGGACTTGGCAATCCCGGCAAGGAGTACGATCAGACTCGGCACAACATCGGCTTTGCCTGCGTCGACGCCTTCGTGGAGGCAACGAGCGAGCTGTCGAGCTGGCTTCAGAAGAAAGACCTGAAATGCCTCGTATCGACTGGGCAGCTGGGTGATACCCGCGTCATTATCATCAAGCCGACAACCTTCATGAACCTCAGCGGCGAGGCCGTGCAGGCGGTTAGCAGCTTCTATAGAATCGAACTCGGCAAAATCGTTGTCGTACACGATGAACTCGATGTTGACTTCGGCCAGATCCGTATGCGCATCGGCGGCAGTGCGGCAGGCCACAACGGCATCAAATCCATCTCGCAGCATATGCGTGAAGATTATGGCCGCATCCGCATCGGCATCGGCCCAAAGCAGCCGGCCCAGATCGACAGTGCCGATTATGTACTGCAACGGTTCAACACTGACGAACTTGCTCAAATGCCACAATTAACTCGCGAGGTCAGTGCTGTACTGAGCGAACTGGTATATGGGGCGGAGTTGCAGGCTGAGACCAGAAGTTTTCTGATCTAA
- the der gene encoding ribosome biogenesis GTPase Der — MSKKLPIIAIVGRANVGKSSLFNAILERKEAIVAREAGTTRDSIMAKAEYIHPDNDVSQFWLVDTAGIKDPEDDFESTIQEQIVQAADSADIIWVVVEADVLITEEDRRVAKTALKSRKPVYLIVNKVDKAKRANADLTTFMKLGIKDIFHTSTTQNRGIDELLAHLAGIIPQMSIREDDNRLRISLIGRPNVGKSSLFNSLAKKQQAIVADKAGTTRDVNRTVVKYHEREIEIMDTAGIRRNGKIEVGIEKFSVVRALAAIEQSDVCFVLMDANELNVQLDQKIAGMVKEAGKGLVLVVSKWDTMKLETKNEDGEVSLETDPFARDRIAAQLAQTYDFIPWAPLMFTSAVTGQNVTKMFDLAVEIDEQRKKRIPTVQLNKWLREMVDKHPPAGLKNRLPKLNYMTQETDNPTPAFKIFSSHTRYIHWSYKRYLERNLRERFGYAGTSVQLWFIEKHDTHKHGNSPTLAPRKNNSRAGLQRPS; from the coding sequence ATGAGCAAAAAATTACCCATTATCGCTATCGTCGGTCGCGCAAATGTTGGCAAGTCCAGCTTGTTCAATGCGATTCTGGAACGCAAAGAGGCGATTGTAGCCCGCGAAGCCGGTACGACCCGCGACAGCATCATGGCCAAGGCCGAATATATCCACCCTGACAACGACGTCAGCCAGTTTTGGCTCGTCGACACGGCCGGTATCAAAGACCCTGAGGACGACTTCGAATCAACGATTCAGGAGCAAATTGTCCAGGCCGCCGACAGCGCCGACATCATCTGGGTCGTCGTCGAAGCTGATGTCCTCATCACCGAGGAAGACCGCCGCGTCGCCAAGACTGCGCTCAAGAGCCGCAAACCGGTCTACCTCATCGTCAACAAAGTCGACAAGGCCAAACGAGCCAACGCCGACCTGACGACATTCATGAAGCTTGGTATCAAAGACATATTCCACACCAGCACTACTCAGAACCGCGGTATCGACGAGCTCCTTGCACACCTGGCCGGGATCATCCCGCAGATGAGCATCCGTGAGGACGACAATCGCCTGCGCATCTCGCTGATCGGCCGTCCGAATGTCGGTAAATCGAGCCTTTTCAACAGCCTTGCCAAAAAGCAGCAGGCCATCGTCGCCGATAAGGCCGGCACCACCCGCGACGTCAATCGCACCGTCGTGAAGTATCACGAACGTGAAATCGAAATCATGGACACGGCCGGTATCCGCCGTAATGGCAAGATAGAAGTCGGCATCGAAAAATTCAGCGTTGTCCGCGCCCTGGCGGCCATTGAGCAGTCAGATGTCTGCTTCGTCCTTATGGACGCCAACGAACTCAATGTCCAGCTCGACCAAAAGATTGCTGGTATGGTCAAGGAAGCAGGCAAGGGGCTCGTCCTAGTTGTCAGCAAATGGGATACAATGAAGCTTGAAACCAAGAATGAAGACGGCGAAGTCAGCCTCGAAACTGATCCGTTCGCCCGCGACCGCATTGCCGCCCAGCTAGCGCAAACTTATGATTTTATCCCCTGGGCACCACTGATGTTTACCAGTGCCGTCACTGGCCAAAATGTCACCAAGATGTTCGACCTAGCTGTCGAGATCGACGAACAACGCAAAAAGCGCATCCCGACGGTGCAGCTCAACAAATGGCTGCGCGAAATGGTCGACAAGCATCCGCCGGCCGGTCTCAAGAACCGCCTGCCGAAGCTCAACTACATGACCCAGGAAACCGACAATCCGACGCCAGCCTTCAAAATCTTCAGCAGCCACACCCGCTACATACACTGGAGTTACAAGCGCTACCTGGAGCGCAATCTCCGAGAGCGTTTTGGCTATGCCGGAACATCCGTACAATTATGGTTCATCGAAAAGCACGACACGCACAAACACGGCAACAGCCCGACACTTGCACCACGCAAGAACAACTCGCGCGCCGGCCTGCAGCGCCCAAGCTAA
- a CDS encoding pseudouridine synthase: protein MRLNKYIALSTGLSRRAADDAVYRNRVLVNGRPPTSGQQVTDADVVTLDSQRITPPVNTITIMLNKPAGYVCSREGQGNKTVYELIPEEFHVLKSVGRLDKDSSGLLLMTNDGNLAQELTHPKYQKTKIYEVTLDKPLMPLHRQMITDHGISLADGRSKLQVDRLYDGDDTQWQITMHEGRNRQIRRTFEALGYNVVTLHRTNFGTYSLYDLGLGNYKQL, encoded by the coding sequence ATGCGACTTAACAAATATATAGCTCTTTCTACCGGTCTGAGCCGGCGGGCGGCCGATGATGCCGTCTACCGCAATCGAGTGCTGGTGAACGGCCGCCCGCCGACCTCCGGCCAGCAGGTAACTGACGCTGACGTCGTAACTCTTGACAGCCAGCGTATTACACCGCCTGTCAATACCATAACCATTATGCTCAATAAACCGGCCGGTTATGTCTGTAGCCGGGAAGGCCAGGGCAACAAAACGGTCTACGAACTCATCCCTGAGGAGTTCCATGTATTAAAATCAGTCGGTCGTCTCGACAAAGACTCCAGCGGTCTACTGCTCATGACCAATGACGGTAATCTAGCCCAGGAACTGACGCACCCCAAATACCAGAAAACCAAAATATACGAAGTCACACTCGACAAGCCGCTGATGCCGCTGCACCGCCAGATGATCACGGATCACGGCATCAGCTTGGCGGACGGCCGCAGCAAACTACAGGTAGACCGCCTCTACGACGGTGATGACACTCAATGGCAGATTACCATGCACGAAGGCCGCAACCGCCAGATCCGCCGCACGTTCGAAGCGCTTGGCTACAACGTCGTCACCTTACACCGAACTAATTTCGGCACCTATAGCCTCTATGACCTCGGACTCGGCAATTACAAACAACTGTAG
- a CDS encoding response regulator has product MTKIMLVEDDNNLREIYEARLAAEGYTIVSAQDGEAALALAAKEHPDLVITDVMMPKISGFEMLDILRNTEALRDVKVIMLTALGQAEDNARANSLGADRYLVKSQVTLEDIVKATHEVLEPAPVALAAAEPGSWQAGVSEDTAAPDAAPVDTATPRSTAVPIATVDTTTSATDVPLTDAVSAPAPVVASTTDITAVEPETATTPAVAEPAATSPSPVPQPEFAQPVVPAIETEQPAQVQPIDPEIDSTFVAPIQLPDELLDETPAEVPDANVAALPADEPVSTESPAYIETAVAPINIAGLSDDTPTTTSQDSDTTAPTGSVSQNATDQPISAADAPASDEPATDTVLPEPVADTDLPAAVDTTVVTEPEVITSEAFTADAVLPAFDESTPNNTGSPTPEVLAAQAEIDAAAPSSQEESVIHDQINEFLGNLPANPEATAPVAEPAGDPTVAAAVATEPDYSEVHQPPADEPVSEYEKDASTPDMGELDVHTDESTAQASAGTETATGTTDSDTNVSSEANYPSQAYELPSLPGAAIGDTTAVQSSGDKLVSDAFNEDVSTPQPVAAPSTAEQQSAPLEQPSGSAAGVSQPPSPVGPAPAAAGTTPGATPNAPLNPVTRKRVIAPLNTTPGPDINQLLALEEAKAAATQAGNVLAPTNNQPPDPANLADWQPLPVSEQPRQDKYNSGVDPNSISL; this is encoded by the coding sequence ATGACAAAAATAATGCTTGTCGAAGACGACAATAACCTCCGCGAGATTTATGAAGCGCGTTTGGCCGCCGAAGGTTATACGATTGTGTCCGCCCAAGACGGCGAGGCTGCGCTTGCTCTAGCAGCCAAAGAACACCCGGATCTTGTTATTACTGACGTCATGATGCCCAAAATTAGCGGTTTTGAGATGCTCGACATCCTCCGTAACACCGAAGCACTCCGCGATGTCAAAGTCATTATGCTGACCGCACTCGGCCAGGCCGAAGACAACGCCCGCGCCAACTCACTCGGCGCCGACCGCTACCTCGTGAAGTCGCAGGTCACACTGGAAGACATCGTCAAAGCAACACATGAAGTACTCGAGCCGGCACCTGTCGCGTTAGCTGCTGCCGAACCAGGCAGCTGGCAGGCTGGCGTGTCTGAGGATACAGCCGCACCAGATGCAGCGCCTGTTGACACTGCCACACCTAGGAGCACTGCGGTGCCGATTGCCACTGTTGACACGACTACCTCAGCAACCGACGTGCCACTGACCGACGCGGTGTCGGCGCCCGCTCCAGTCGTAGCATCAACCACTGACATTACAGCAGTCGAGCCAGAGACTGCAACCACACCAGCTGTAGCCGAGCCAGCTGCCACAAGCCCATCACCAGTACCGCAGCCAGAATTCGCTCAACCCGTCGTACCGGCCATCGAAACCGAACAGCCGGCTCAGGTACAACCGATTGATCCGGAAATAGATTCCACATTTGTCGCACCTATCCAGCTGCCAGACGAATTGCTGGATGAGACACCAGCGGAAGTGCCCGATGCTAACGTGGCGGCGCTTCCTGCAGACGAACCAGTTTCAACTGAATCGCCAGCATACATTGAGACAGCGGTCGCGCCCATCAATATCGCCGGATTAAGCGACGATACGCCAACTACCACATCACAAGACTCCGATACTACGGCACCGACAGGCAGCGTCAGCCAGAATGCTACTGACCAGCCAATCAGCGCAGCTGACGCTCCAGCAAGTGATGAGCCAGCGACAGACACCGTACTGCCCGAGCCGGTCGCCGACACAGACCTTCCAGCCGCCGTCGACACTACCGTGGTAACCGAACCAGAGGTGATTACATCGGAAGCCTTTACCGCCGACGCAGTATTGCCAGCATTCGATGAATCCACCCCCAATAACACCGGCAGCCCTACACCCGAAGTGCTTGCCGCTCAAGCTGAAATAGATGCCGCTGCACCAAGTTCACAGGAAGAATCAGTCATACATGATCAGATTAATGAATTTCTAGGTAATCTGCCGGCTAATCCTGAAGCTACTGCACCTGTAGCCGAGCCAGCCGGAGACCCGACAGTAGCGGCAGCCGTAGCAACAGAGCCAGACTATTCGGAAGTCCACCAACCACCAGCAGATGAACCTGTCTCAGAATACGAAAAGGACGCCAGTACGCCGGACATGGGCGAACTCGATGTTCACACTGATGAAAGTACCGCTCAAGCATCCGCTGGCACTGAAACTGCCACCGGTACTACCGATTCCGATACGAACGTCTCCAGTGAAGCAAATTATCCAAGTCAAGCCTACGAATTGCCATCTTTACCAGGTGCCGCAATCGGCGACACAACAGCCGTACAATCTTCCGGCGACAAACTCGTATCCGACGCTTTTAATGAAGATGTCAGCACACCACAGCCAGTAGCAGCTCCGTCAACGGCTGAGCAACAGTCAGCGCCCCTCGAACAACCTTCTGGCTCTGCTGCCGGCGTTTCTCAGCCGCCATCACCAGTCGGTCCAGCACCAGCTGCAGCCGGTACGACTCCTGGTGCCACTCCAAATGCTCCACTCAATCCTGTCACCCGCAAACGTGTTATAGCACCGCTGAATACCACACCCGGCCCTGACATCAATCAGCTGCTGGCGCTCGAGGAAGCCAAAGCCGCAGCCACCCAAGCAGGCAATGTACTAGCACCTACCAACAATCAGCCACCTGATCCTGCGAATTTAGCAGACTGGCAGCCGCTGCCCGTATCCGAACAGCCACGCCAAGACAAATACAACTCAGGCGTCGATCCAAACAGCATTTCACTGTAG